From Zalophus californianus isolate mZalCal1 chromosome 16, mZalCal1.pri.v2, whole genome shotgun sequence, one genomic window encodes:
- the LOC113908037 gene encoding NADH dehydrogenase [ubiquinone] 1 alpha subcomplex subunit 1 produces the protein MWFEILPGIGVMAVCLVIPGIATAYIHRFSNGGKEKRVAYYPYQWSLMQRDRRVSGVNRYYVSKGLENID, from the coding sequence ATGTGGTTCGAGATCCTGCCTGGGATCGGCGTCATGGCCGTGTGCCTGGTCATCCCGGGCATAGCCACGGCGTACATCCACAGGTTCAGTAACGGGGGCAAGGAAAAAAGGGTTGCCTATTATCCATATCAATGGAGTTTGATGCAAAGAGATAGGAGAGTCTCTGGAGTTAATCGTTACTATGTGTCAAAGGGTTTGGAGAATATCGATTAA